The proteins below come from a single Candidatus Omnitrophota bacterium genomic window:
- the dapF gene encoding diaminopimelate epimerase, whose translation MKKLTFTKMCGAGNDFIIINASSGLNVKKLAQKICHRTDGIGADGLMILDKSRKADYKMRIINADGSEAEMCGNGARCMAAYILKTKTIKKKQFSLETKAGIVLAEKKGELISVRLSDPENYTQDIAIAINTRTLHLSYIDTGVPHVICFVDGLEKIDVNALSPEIRFHEKFQPRGTNVNFVEQINKNLVAVRTYERGVEAETRACGTGSVACAIVAFLKANSKIDSKTKATMKVKTASGEILSVCFNLNEDQITNVWLTGSARFIADGNFYIN comes from the coding sequence ATGAAGAAGCTGACTTTTACAAAAATGTGCGGTGCTGGTAATGATTTTATTATCATCAATGCTTCATCTGGACTTAACGTCAAAAAGCTCGCACAAAAAATATGTCATCGTACCGATGGCATTGGCGCAGACGGGTTAATGATTTTAGACAAATCTAGAAAAGCTGATTACAAAATGCGCATTATCAATGCTGATGGATCAGAAGCCGAAATGTGTGGTAATGGCGCACGATGCATGGCTGCATATATTTTAAAAACAAAAACGATTAAGAAAAAACAATTCAGCTTAGAAACAAAGGCTGGCATTGTCTTAGCTGAAAAAAAGGGGGAGCTTATCAGTGTCCGACTAAGCGATCCAGAAAATTACACTCAAGATATTGCGATCGCAATAAATACCCGAACACTTCACTTAAGCTATATTGATACTGGCGTTCCACATGTCATTTGTTTTGTTGACGGATTAGAAAAAATTGATGTCAATGCGCTTAGTCCAGAAATTCGCTTTCATGAAAAATTTCAACCGCGTGGAACAAATGTTAATTTTGTTGAACAAATAAATAAAAACTTAGTGGCTGTACGCACATACGAGCGCGGCGTTGAAGCTGAGACACGTGCCTGCGGCACAGGAAGCGTTGCCTGCGCAATTGTTGCGTTCTTAAAGGCAAACTCAAAAATTGATTCAAAAACAAAAGCAACTATGAAAGTTAAAACCGCAAGCGGAGAAATACTTTCCGTTTGTTTTAATTTAAACGAAGACCAAATAACAAATGTCTGGCTAACCGGAAGCGCACGTTTTATTGCCGATGGAAACTTTTATATAAATTAA
- the dapA gene encoding 4-hydroxy-tetrahydrodipicolinate synthase — protein MFKGSIVAIVTPFKNGQVDETKLAELVEFHIKNGTNAILPCGTTGESPTLTPKEHERVIEACIEASNKKIPILAGTGSNSTAEAIELTQRAAKAGADASLQVTPYYNKPMQEGLYQHFKAVANSVNIPIILYNIAGRTARNIEPETIARLAKDCKNIIGVKEASGSLDQTSAIRLLCPDNFLIFSGDDALTLPTMSVGGVGVISVVANIVPQETAKLCAAIEKGDLKAAQEIHYKLLPLVKAMFIETNPIPIKTAMGLLGMCSDELRLPLSPMAAGNVEKLKIALKNYGLLK, from the coding sequence ATGTTTAAAGGATCTATTGTTGCAATTGTGACCCCATTTAAAAATGGTCAAGTTGATGAAACAAAACTCGCTGAACTTGTCGAATTTCATATTAAAAATGGAACCAATGCTATTTTACCATGCGGAACAACAGGAGAATCTCCAACATTAACACCAAAAGAACACGAGCGAGTTATCGAGGCTTGTATCGAAGCTTCCAACAAAAAAATTCCAATTCTTGCTGGAACAGGATCTAATTCAACAGCGGAAGCCATTGAATTAACACAACGCGCAGCCAAAGCTGGCGCTGATGCATCTTTGCAAGTAACACCTTACTACAACAAACCAATGCAAGAAGGTCTTTATCAACATTTTAAAGCTGTTGCTAATAGCGTTAACATTCCAATTATTCTTTATAATATTGCAGGACGCACCGCACGCAATATCGAACCAGAAACCATTGCAAGACTTGCAAAAGATTGCAAAAATATTATCGGCGTCAAAGAGGCATCCGGATCGCTTGATCAAACAAGTGCCATACGATTACTTTGCCCAGACAATTTTCTAATTTTTTCTGGTGATGACGCACTAACGCTCCCGACCATGTCGGTGGGAGGTGTGGGCGTTATTTCTGTTGTCGCAAATATCGTGCCTCAAGAAACAGCCAAACTTTGTGCTGCAATTGAAAAAGGAGACCTCAAAGCCGCACAAGAAATTCATTATAAATTATTGCCGCTCGTCAAAGCCATGTTCATCGAAACAAATCCCATACCAATTAAAACAGCAATGGGTCTTTTAGGCATGTGCTCTGATGAGTTACGCCTACCATTATCACCAATGGCAGCAGGAAATGTTGAAAAGTTAAAAATAGCATTAAAAAATTACGGTTTATTAAAATAA